Proteins from a single region of Chroococcidiopsis sp. SAG 2025:
- a CDS encoding transposase yields the protein MWNEAQQHVSLATGILVVDDSTLDKFYAKKMELVTRHWSGKHGRVVQGINLISLLWTQGDNHIPLDYRFYEKSVDGATKNVDGRAMLDVAKAREFAPQSVVFDSWQV from the coding sequence TTGTGGAATGAAGCTCAACAGCATGTGAGTTTGGCGACTGGAATTCTAGTCGTAGATGATTCTACACTTGATAAGTTTTACGCCAAGAAGATGGAATTAGTCACTCGCCACTGGTCGGGTAAACATGGGCGGGTGGTGCAAGGAATTAACCTCATTTCATTGTTATGGACGCAAGGCGACAACCATATCCCCTTAGACTATCGATTCTACGAAAAGTCGGTGGATGGAGCCACGAAAAACGTTGACGGACGCGCCATGTTGGACGTAGCAAAGGCGAGAGAGTTTGCCCCACAGAGTGTTGTCTTTGATAGTTGGCAAGTGTAG
- a CDS encoding ion channel, producing the protein MGIDRLSWGMVLTRQETREVDFLSLLYFSMGTFFRIGYGDQVPTGWSCLLVGLEALSSYLLELIFLAQVVTATLERFISQRLREKLEDFPSLSSHRY; encoded by the coding sequence ATGGGAATAGATCGACTTAGCTGGGGAATGGTGTTAACCCGTCAAGAAACTCGTGAAGTTGACTTTCTATCGCTGCTTTATTTCAGCATGGGCACCTTCTTTCGGATTGGCTATGGCGATCAAGTACCGACTGGCTGGAGTTGTCTGCTTGTTGGGTTAGAAGCATTGAGCAGTTACTTGTTAGAATTGATATTTCTGGCTCAAGTGGTCACAGCAACATTAGAACGGTTCATCTCACAGCGACTGAGAGAAAAATTAGAAGATTTCCCATCACTCAGCTCGCATAGGTATTAG